One Panicum virgatum strain AP13 chromosome 3N, P.virgatum_v5, whole genome shotgun sequence DNA segment encodes these proteins:
- the LOC120664164 gene encoding polyamine oxidase 4-like has product MGASWLHGVCNENSLAPLIGYLGLRLYRTSDDNSVLYDHDLESYALFDKDGNQVPKDTVDKVGETFERILEETVKVRDEQEHDVPLLQAISIVFERHPHLKLEGLDDQVLKWCVCRLEAWFAADADEISLKKWDQEVMG; this is encoded by the exons ATGGGAGCCTCATG GCTGCACGGTGTGTGCAATGAGAATTCACTGGCACCATTGATCGGCTATCTCGGGCTGAGGTTATATCGCACCAGCGATGACAACTCTGTTCTGTATGATCATGATTTAGAAAG CTATGCTCTATTTGATAAGGATGGCAATCAGGTCCCAAAGGATACAGTTGATAAAGTTGGAGAAACATTTGAAAGAATTCTTGAAGAG ACGGTGAAAGTGCGTGATGAACAGGAACATGACGTGCCCCTTCTACAGGCAATTTCTATTGTGTTTGAGAGGCACCCCCATCTAAA GCTGGAAGGGCTAGATGACCAGGTCCTGAAATGGTGTGTCTGCCGGCTCGAGGCATGGTTTGCTGCAGATGCAGATGAAATCTCTCTCAAAAAATGGGATCAG GAGGTCATGGGCTAA